One genomic window of Ilyobacter polytropus DSM 2926 includes the following:
- a CDS encoding efflux RND transporter periplasmic adaptor subunit yields the protein MKRKNWIILIIILIILATRNMDFVKDIKNLSFRKKDDKNIAPVVRIEKLKKGSMNGDLLFQGVVVPKETIPLYVNVPVTVENILVKSGSLVNSGDSLLEFSASIKSELERSLEEVNLDLNNIDLELRDLTSGSLKLELENKTLEIRSLKAEINAMERALKVLKFESRTLREQADAKMRLFENDGISSIEANAAETNADKKEAEFTDQISSLDISRQQYELLLLSYERLKRELNLKRITLKSRRRKILLEKRDLEAKLNNVNEPLKSPINGLVAEIFVEEGIPVARGKKLISVVPEGSYMIKVDVPLYIASMIEKGQKAKVTLSDNKSDQSYEGVVEKVAQGASVVETKNYEDKVVEVYVDVEKTEGLKLGYYTTVSIEEGKSGDLLTLNSFSVLEDEGKPFVYIFEDGMAKKRYIKTGKVDSFRIEVLDLPEGTPIVVNPFEVYDNKKIVAEN from the coding sequence ATGAAGAGGAAAAATTGGATAATACTCATAATAATTTTAATAATTCTTGCCACCAGGAATATGGATTTTGTAAAAGATATTAAAAATCTGAGTTTTCGTAAAAAAGATGATAAAAATATTGCTCCTGTTGTAAGAATAGAAAAATTAAAAAAAGGAAGTATGAATGGAGACCTCTTATTTCAAGGTGTCGTTGTGCCAAAAGAGACAATTCCTCTTTATGTTAATGTGCCTGTAACAGTTGAAAATATTTTAGTTAAAAGTGGTAGTCTTGTAAATTCAGGTGATTCGTTACTAGAATTCAGTGCTTCTATTAAAAGTGAGCTAGAAAGAAGTCTGGAAGAAGTAAATTTGGATTTGAACAACATAGATCTTGAATTAAGAGACTTGACATCGGGATCACTCAAATTGGAATTAGAAAATAAAACTTTAGAGATAAGAAGTTTGAAGGCAGAGATCAATGCCATGGAAAGAGCTCTTAAAGTTTTAAAATTTGAGTCGAGAACACTGAGAGAACAGGCAGATGCTAAGATGAGATTGTTTGAAAACGACGGAATATCATCAATAGAGGCAAATGCTGCGGAAACCAATGCAGATAAAAAAGAAGCCGAGTTTACAGATCAAATCTCTAGTCTTGATATTTCAAGACAACAATATGAACTTCTACTTTTGAGCTACGAAAGGCTTAAAAGAGAGTTGAATCTTAAAAGAATAACGCTTAAAAGTAGAAGAAGGAAAATTTTACTTGAAAAAAGGGACTTAGAGGCTAAATTAAATAATGTAAATGAACCTTTAAAGTCTCCAATCAATGGTTTAGTAGCTGAAATTTTTGTAGAAGAGGGAATTCCTGTTGCAAGAGGGAAAAAACTGATTTCAGTAGTACCAGAAGGCAGCTACATGATAAAAGTTGATGTGCCATTGTATATAGCCTCGATGATAGAAAAAGGACAAAAAGCTAAAGTGACCCTGAGTGACAATAAAAGTGATCAATCCTACGAAGGAGTAGTAGAAAAGGTTGCACAAGGAGCTAGTGTAGTTGAGACTAAAAACTATGAAGATAAAGTTGTGGAAGTTTATGTAGATGTAGAAAAAACTGAAGGATTAAAATTGGGTTATTATACTACAGTGAGTATAGAGGAAGGAAAGTCTGGAGATTTATTAACACTTAATTCTTTTTCAGTTTTAGAAGATGAAGGAAAACCTTTTGTATATATTTTTGAAGATGGAATGGCTAAAAAAAGATATATAAAAACAGGAAAAGTAGATTCTTTTAGAATTGAAGTTCTAGATTTACCAGAAGGGACGCCTATAGTGGTAAATCCCTTTGAAGTGTATGACAATAAAAAAATTGTTGCTGAAAATTAA
- a CDS encoding O-antigen ligase family protein: MFAIIIFCLAHSIIFETYDYTFLVLGMSFIPYFFSRFIVLEDRDVDFIIKMLYVIGIILLGVYYHYVGLHAVENRFRVDGRHPVAIAADFGLAAIIFSYVLFTTKNFFVKLLSFCLLISTFYLTVFVLATRGASFTGLMAITLLYFMLSDKSIKDRLKSIIIIAIVIGCFIYTINHEAFIKQYPMLERFTLEGMLKDPSLVGSRRYTGRTDLMVKSLRMIMEKPFLGYGLGSVYSHNIILEWTASLGLIGLFPFLLFIFSIFSKLFRRIKYNPRFALFFTLMIYVFVLRMVSFAMVSHKAFFALAGVFLSYHDTPKE; this comes from the coding sequence ATGTTTGCAATAATTATATTTTGTTTAGCACATTCTATTATTTTCGAAACATATGATTATACTTTCCTGGTTTTGGGAATGTCTTTTATTCCATACTTTTTTTCAAGATTTATTGTATTAGAGGATAGAGACGTAGATTTTATCATCAAGATGTTATATGTTATAGGAATAATACTTTTAGGAGTATACTATCACTATGTTGGTTTACATGCTGTAGAAAATAGGTTTAGAGTCGACGGAAGACACCCTGTGGCTATTGCAGCAGATTTTGGATTAGCGGCCATTATTTTTTCATATGTTTTATTTACAACTAAAAATTTCTTTGTTAAGTTACTTAGTTTTTGTCTTTTAATTTCAACTTTTTACCTAACTGTATTTGTGCTAGCAACAAGAGGAGCCAGCTTTACAGGATTGATGGCTATAACCCTACTTTATTTTATGCTTAGCGACAAAAGTATTAAAGACAGGTTGAAAAGTATAATAATAATAGCAATAGTCATAGGATGTTTTATCTATACTATAAATCACGAGGCCTTTATAAAACAGTACCCTATGTTAGAAAGATTTACTTTAGAAGGAATGCTCAAAGACCCTTCACTTGTAGGAAGTAGAAGATATACAGGGAGAACAGATTTGATGGTTAAAAGCCTTAGGATGATAATGGAAAAACCATTCTTAGGGTACGGTCTAGGTTCAGTTTATTCCCATAACATTATTTTGGAATGGACGGCATCTTTAGGTTTAATTGGATTGTTTCCATTTCTTCTTTTTATTTTTTCAATATTTAGTAAATTATTTAGACGAATTAAATATAATCCCAGGTTTGCACTGTTTTTCACCTTAATGATTTACGTTTTTGTGCTTAGAATGGTCAGTTTTGCCATGGTTTCTCATAAAGCATTTTTTGCACTGGCAGGAGTTTTCTTGTCTTATCATGATACACCAAAAGAATAG
- a CDS encoding glycosyltransferase family 2 protein, giving the protein MSDLLKYENNFSKINHFDLKLSHGDLNYNKTPLVTIAIPTYKRANLLKQALDSALNQKGFSDYEVIVIDDENDPGNETETQKLIKKYNDPKLLYYRYEGKSTLGMAGAWNKCLEMARGKWYSMLHDDDLLKENFLDEMMQILNSNPNISFLKAQHDHIDERDLSDLNYEYRSGTVEKMFEKKVEKFSEIDYILLNPIGGPVGIILDREKAIKLGGFNEKTYPAIDYAFFTKYCLEYDTYYYHKNLCSYRIAQNISLKNGVLMNCAKIHYDIINDLMSKNIPRKIFFKKYPAYYYLKAAKHIKEFWGVEVTEEEIKFLEKDKNLSIFWMGTYGVFKRLWRIKKMIFSKYPVQEV; this is encoded by the coding sequence ATGAGTGACCTTTTAAAATATGAAAACAATTTTTCAAAAATAAATCATTTTGATTTAAAGTTATCTCATGGTGATTTAAATTATAATAAAACTCCATTGGTAACTATAGCAATTCCAACATATAAAAGGGCAAATCTTTTGAAACAAGCTTTAGATAGTGCCTTAAATCAAAAAGGTTTTTCAGATTATGAGGTTATCGTAATTGATGATGAAAATGATCCTGGTAATGAGACAGAAACTCAAAAACTTATTAAAAAATATAATGATCCTAAACTTTTATACTATAGATACGAAGGAAAGAGCACTCTTGGAATGGCAGGGGCTTGGAATAAGTGTCTTGAAATGGCAAGGGGTAAATGGTATTCAATGCTTCACGATGATGATCTACTTAAAGAAAACTTTTTAGATGAGATGATGCAGATTTTAAATTCCAACCCAAATATTTCTTTTTTAAAAGCTCAGCATGACCATATTGATGAAAGAGACTTGTCTGATTTGAATTATGAATACCGATCTGGCACTGTTGAGAAAATGTTTGAAAAAAAAGTGGAAAAATTTTCTGAGATAGACTACATTCTTTTGAATCCAATAGGAGGACCTGTTGGAATAATCTTAGATAGAGAAAAAGCTATTAAACTAGGTGGATTCAATGAAAAAACATATCCAGCAATTGATTATGCTTTTTTTACAAAATACTGTCTAGAATATGATACATATTATTATCATAAAAATCTTTGTTCATATAGAATAGCTCAAAATATCTCTTTAAAAAATGGAGTTTTGATGAATTGTGCAAAAATACATTATGATATAATAAATGATTTAATGTCAAAAAATATCCCAAGAAAAATATTTTTTAAAAAATATCCTGCATATTACTACCTGAAGGCAGCAAAGCATATAAAAGAATTTTGGGGAGTAGAAGTCACAGAAGAAGAGATTAAATTTTTAGAAAAAGACAAAAATTTGAGTATATTTTGGATGGGAACATATGGTGTTTTTAAAAGGTTGTGGAGGATAAAAAAAATGATCTTTAGCAAATACCCTGTTCAAGAAGTATGA
- a CDS encoding oxaloacetate decarboxylase subunit alpha, translating into MGKLKITETCLRDGHQSLIATRLKTSEMLPILEKMDKVGYYALEMWGGATFDACIRFLNEDPWERLREIRKRVKNTKLQMLLRGQNLLGYRHYSDDVVDKFIEKSIKNGIDIIRVFDALNDYRNLEQSIKSINKYGGHCQGAIAYTTSKIHTVEYYVEKVKELENLGAHSICIKDMAGVLLPDVAYELVVKIKEVTDLPLELHTHCTSGIASMMYMKAIEAGVDIIDTAISPFSGGTSQPATEVFSHILKGDKRDPELDMQLLSEIADYFKPIKEKYRSEGILKAKVMDVEPKTLIYQVPGGMLSNLLSQLESQGAAHKYDEVLAEVPKVREDLGFPPLVTPLSQMVGTQAVFNVLLGERYKIIPTEIKNYVKGLYGQSPAPISKEMQEKIIGDIAPITYRPADDISPEFDKIKKEIGSLAKSDEDVLMYALFPENAKKFLQNRAEDDMEDWTIAI; encoded by the coding sequence ATGGGAAAATTAAAAATAACTGAGACCTGTCTGAGAGATGGACACCAGTCACTTATAGCTACAAGATTAAAAACATCAGAGATGCTACCGATATTAGAGAAAATGGATAAAGTAGGATATTATGCCCTTGAAATGTGGGGTGGAGCTACTTTTGACGCATGTATTAGATTTCTGAATGAGGATCCGTGGGAAAGACTAAGAGAGATCAGAAAAAGGGTTAAAAATACAAAGCTTCAGATGCTTCTTCGTGGTCAAAACCTTTTGGGCTATAGACACTATTCAGACGATGTGGTGGATAAGTTTATAGAAAAATCAATTAAAAACGGGATAGACATAATAAGAGTATTTGATGCCTTAAATGATTATAGAAATCTAGAGCAATCCATAAAATCAATAAACAAATATGGTGGTCACTGCCAAGGAGCGATAGCTTACACAACAAGTAAGATTCATACAGTAGAATATTATGTAGAGAAGGTAAAGGAACTTGAAAATCTAGGTGCTCATTCTATATGTATAAAAGATATGGCTGGAGTTCTACTCCCGGACGTTGCTTATGAACTTGTAGTGAAAATAAAGGAAGTTACAGACCTTCCTTTAGAACTGCATACACACTGTACGAGTGGGATAGCGTCTATGATGTACATGAAAGCTATAGAGGCAGGAGTGGATATAATAGATACGGCAATATCTCCGTTTTCAGGGGGAACAAGTCAGCCTGCAACAGAGGTTTTTTCGCATATTTTAAAAGGGGATAAGAGAGACCCTGAGCTTGATATGCAGCTTCTTTCAGAAATAGCAGATTATTTTAAACCAATCAAAGAAAAATACCGTTCAGAGGGAATACTGAAAGCCAAGGTAATGGATGTAGAACCTAAAACTTTAATTTATCAGGTACCAGGTGGAATGCTTTCAAATCTATTATCCCAGTTGGAGAGTCAAGGAGCAGCTCATAAGTATGATGAAGTATTAGCTGAAGTTCCAAAAGTAAGGGAAGATTTAGGATTTCCTCCGCTTGTAACTCCACTTTCCCAAATGGTTGGAACACAGGCAGTATTTAATGTACTTTTAGGAGAAAGATATAAAATAATTCCTACTGAAATAAAGAATTATGTGAAAGGGTTATATGGGCAGTCACCAGCCCCTATATCCAAAGAGATGCAGGAAAAAATTATAGGGGATATTGCTCCTATCACATATAGGCCTGCAGATGATATTTCTCCTGAATTTGACAAAATAAAAAAAGAGATAGGTAGTCTTGCAAAGTCTGATGAAGATGTGCTTATGTATGCACTTTTCCCAGAGAATGCGAAAAAATTCCTTCAGAATAGAGCAGAGGATGATATGGAAGATTGGACTATAGCTATTTAA
- a CDS encoding pyrimidine/purine nucleoside phosphorylase, translated as MFKTNDYFDGKVKSVAFESEKGPATIGVMAVGEYAFGTSKKEYMTVTSGKLTVKLPGSQEWKEYMPKETFIVEANQKFFVKTDVESSYLCIYE; from the coding sequence ATGTTTAAAACCAATGATTATTTTGACGGGAAGGTAAAATCAGTAGCATTTGAATCAGAGAAAGGTCCTGCGACTATAGGGGTTATGGCAGTAGGAGAATATGCATTTGGTACTTCAAAAAAGGAATATATGACGGTGACAAGTGGGAAACTAACTGTAAAACTTCCAGGAAGTCAAGAATGGAAAGAGTATATGCCAAAAGAGACTTTTATTGTGGAAGCCAATCAAAAGTTTTTTGTAAAAACTGATGTGGAAAGTTCTTACCTTTGCATATATGAATAG
- a CDS encoding MurR/RpiR family transcriptional regulator, with product MKIADFDLTKKIMNIVNELPPKQKKLADYILKNQKQCAFMTSTALGSAAKVSESTVIRFASSLGYKGYPAFQKDLRDFLKIELSTLEKFSIEKVDSHGTAYEKIFESEVEIINSTLNEISAKSFDAAVDALYEKDSILTVGFKGSFCLSSYAGYNLSKIHSNVQIVDEWNERWFNYLNDLNENTTALLFGFPRYPKNVVTIANILKEKNCKIIVITDSVVSPLAEFADILLIIPVRKSFFVDHLAAVMCLINAIIFSLSYKDKEKTEKYLQRFEKFANENNIFVKRS from the coding sequence ATGAAAATAGCAGATTTTGATCTGACTAAAAAAATAATGAACATTGTTAATGAGCTACCTCCAAAACAAAAAAAATTGGCAGACTATATTCTAAAAAATCAAAAGCAGTGTGCCTTTATGACATCTACAGCTCTTGGATCCGCAGCTAAAGTTAGTGAATCTACTGTTATTAGATTTGCTTCGTCTTTAGGTTACAAAGGATACCCGGCCTTTCAAAAAGATCTTAGGGACTTCCTCAAAATAGAACTTTCTACCTTGGAAAAATTTTCCATTGAAAAAGTAGACAGTCATGGAACTGCCTATGAAAAAATATTTGAATCTGAAGTGGAGATCATAAACAGCACTCTAAATGAGATATCTGCAAAATCCTTCGATGCCGCAGTGGACGCCCTTTACGAAAAAGACAGCATACTTACTGTCGGGTTCAAAGGTTCTTTTTGTCTTTCGAGTTATGCAGGATATAATTTAAGTAAAATACATTCGAATGTACAGATCGTAGATGAATGGAATGAAAGATGGTTCAACTACCTAAATGATCTAAACGAAAATACAACGGCACTACTTTTTGGATTTCCTAGATACCCAAAAAATGTAGTCACTATCGCTAATATACTAAAAGAAAAAAATTGTAAAATTATTGTTATAACTGACAGTGTAGTATCACCACTTGCAGAATTTGCAGATATTTTACTGATTATACCTGTGAGAAAGTCATTTTTTGTAGACCACTTAGCAGCTGTTATGTGCCTTATTAACGCTATTATATTTTCTCTTTCTTATAAAGATAAAGAAAAAACAGAAAAATATTTACAAAGATTTGAGAAATTTGCCAATGAAAATAATATATTTGTAAAAAGAAGTTGA
- a CDS encoding CDP-alcohol phosphatidyltransferase family protein, which produces MWSDLKKISNQITLLRFLFLFLMWLGVFQEKPTYYLAFGLILCGITDFLDGFLARKLNQITEIGSRLDSWADNFLLISGIIWTVMLMPEIFTDNKLVFLITLGAYITFLLIGFIKFGRFANLHLYLSKLSTVILYLFLVHAFFIGIYSKTLFYFTIGISFISAIEGIIIFLTSSEVNENIGTLIFNYIDDNNSLKIWLKKHFHNL; this is translated from the coding sequence ATGTGGAGTGATCTCAAGAAAATTTCAAATCAAATAACACTTTTAAGATTTTTATTTTTGTTTCTCATGTGGCTTGGAGTTTTTCAGGAAAAACCCACTTATTATTTGGCTTTTGGACTTATATTATGCGGAATCACAGATTTTTTAGACGGATTTCTTGCTAGAAAACTCAATCAAATCACTGAAATAGGAAGTCGTTTAGATTCATGGGCTGACAATTTTTTACTTATTTCAGGAATCATCTGGACAGTAATGCTTATGCCTGAAATTTTTACAGACAACAAACTTGTCTTTCTAATCACATTAGGAGCATACATAACTTTTTTATTAATCGGTTTCATAAAATTTGGTCGATTTGCAAATCTACATCTATATCTGTCAAAACTTTCTACTGTAATTCTTTATTTATTTCTTGTACATGCATTTTTTATAGGAATTTATAGCAAAACTCTTTTTTATTTTACAATCGGTATATCATTCATATCTGCCATAGAGGGAATAATTATCTTTCTCACCTCTTCAGAGGTAAACGAAAACATAGGTACTCTTATTTTTAATTATATAGACGACAATAATTCTTTAAAAATTTGGTTAAAAAAACATTTTCACAATCTTTAA
- a CDS encoding SDR family NAD(P)-dependent oxidoreductase, whose translation MNVIITGASSGIGRELLKIFVDNGHFVIAVARRKEKLEKIKKEFDEKVEIICTDISKLENIRELHEEIKKMNIDVDLLINNAGTGEYGFFYETDIKSHIKTLDLNIRGLTYLTRIFAEEMFKKGSGGIINVASTASFQSGGPLMGVYYASKAYVLSFTEALVEEMEYRGVRIMALCPGPTSTDFKGISSERKGMEKFYVTTPRQVAESCYKDYFNDKNICIPGILNKILVFITRFIPRKVQRKIVRKIQEKKKRLL comes from the coding sequence TTGAATGTTATTATTACAGGGGCTAGCAGTGGGATAGGAAGAGAGCTCCTAAAAATTTTTGTTGATAACGGTCATTTTGTAATAGCCGTCGCAAGGCGTAAGGAAAAACTAGAGAAGATAAAAAAAGAATTTGATGAAAAAGTTGAAATTATTTGTACAGATATATCCAAGCTTGAAAATATAAGAGAACTTCATGAAGAAATAAAAAAAATGAATATAGATGTGGATCTTCTCATAAACAATGCGGGAACAGGGGAATACGGTTTTTTTTATGAGACTGATATAAAATCTCATATAAAAACATTGGATTTAAACATAAGAGGATTAACTTACCTGACCAGAATTTTTGCAGAGGAGATGTTTAAAAAAGGAAGTGGTGGAATAATAAATGTAGCCTCTACAGCATCGTTTCAGAGCGGGGGGCCTTTAATGGGAGTGTACTACGCCTCTAAAGCTTATGTATTGTCCTTTACAGAGGCTTTAGTCGAGGAGATGGAGTATAGGGGGGTAAGGATAATGGCTCTTTGTCCTGGGCCTACCTCTACGGATTTCAAAGGGATTAGTTCTGAAAGAAAAGGAATGGAAAAGTTTTATGTGACAACTCCGAGACAGGTAGCCGAAAGCTGCTATAAAGATTACTTTAATGATAAAAACATTTGTATACCAGGGATATTAAATAAAATTCTAGTCTTTATAACTAGGTTTATTCCAAGAAAAGTTCAGAGAAAAATAGTCAGAAAAATTCAGGAAAAGAAAAAGAGGCTTTTATGA
- a CDS encoding lysophospholipid acyltransferase family protein codes for MKHKLEYLIILFFIKILCILPEKTRFKIAEFFAVAGYKFIKKRRTITLANLKMAFPDKPQEEIERIALDSYKIMSKAFLSSLWFEDYLNEEGKVTVENMEILDKAYSKGKGVIVACIHMGNMEASLKVAQKYHIVTVAKKQRNPYLDKLITKNRERVNITLLKKSKRTSRELMESIKKKNIIALFSDHRDKGATVNFFGETTISPTGAVFLALRNDVPLIWGFNILNPDNSCTTKIVEEVQMIKTGNFKKDVQANTQLLINKMEKVISQYPEQWMWFHDRWRLSKKIK; via the coding sequence ATGAAACACAAACTCGAATACTTAATTATACTTTTTTTTATAAAAATTCTCTGTATTTTACCTGAAAAAACAAGATTTAAAATTGCTGAATTTTTTGCTGTAGCTGGCTATAAATTTATAAAAAAAAGAAGAACTATCACCCTAGCTAACTTAAAAATGGCTTTCCCTGATAAACCACAGGAAGAAATTGAAAGAATAGCTCTGGATTCTTATAAAATAATGTCTAAGGCTTTTTTGTCATCACTTTGGTTTGAAGATTACTTAAACGAAGAAGGTAAAGTGACTGTTGAAAACATGGAGATCTTAGACAAAGCTTACTCTAAAGGAAAAGGTGTGATAGTTGCATGTATTCATATGGGAAACATGGAAGCTTCCCTCAAGGTTGCTCAAAAATATCATATAGTCACCGTAGCTAAAAAACAGAGAAATCCTTATTTAGATAAACTTATAACCAAAAACAGGGAAAGAGTAAATATAACCCTTTTGAAAAAGAGTAAAAGAACTTCCCGAGAACTCATGGAATCTATAAAGAAAAAAAATATAATAGCCCTATTTAGTGACCACAGAGACAAAGGAGCAACTGTAAATTTCTTTGGCGAAACAACTATCTCTCCAACTGGTGCAGTATTTTTAGCTCTTAGAAATGATGTTCCACTTATCTGGGGATTTAATATTCTAAATCCTGACAACTCATGTACAACAAAAATAGTAGAAGAAGTCCAGATGATAAAAACTGGAAATTTCAAAAAAGATGTCCAAGCCAACACACAACTTTTAATAAATAAGATGGAGAAAGTTATCTCCCAATATCCAGAGCAATGGATGTGGTTTCACGACAGATGGAGACTTTCAAAAAAAATCAAATGA
- a CDS encoding fructose-bisphosphatase class III, protein MRDLDYLKLLSKQYPSVADVANEIINLKAILNLPKGTEHFLTDMHGEYEAFSYHLRSASGVLKFKIDDIFGHTLTMDEKKNLATLIIYPEKRLKYVKTSYSGSMTEWYKVTIYRLITICKVVSSKYTRSKVKKALPSDFNYILDELLNIESKQLNKEKYYNEIVDTIVELERADRFIVAICGLVQKLAVDILHIMGDIYDRGPGPHLIMDELMKHSNVDIQWGNHDILWMGAALGHQTMIAEVLRIALRYSNVECLEEGYGINLLPLGSLAMTVYKDDPCKEFMPKVSNEQFYEEKDKLLIARMHKAIAIIQFKLEGQLIKRKEEFKRTDRLLLDMVDYERGVLTIDGVEYPLTSCNFPTIDSNNPYVLTKYEKEVIDKLSSYFKNSEKLQKHIYYFYTNGSLYLKYNGNLLYHGCILLDEKGDYLNAFIEGKKYKGVELLDKYEELARRAYFTRKESDIDWLWYLWTGRKSPMFAKEKMATFERYFTTDKKLHEEKLNPYFKYREDESICRKILESFDLDPDSGHIITGHTPVKVKKGESPLKANGKLLVIDGGMSRAYQNTTGIAGYTLMYNSWGLRLVSHHPFTSEDEIVREGVKINSNIDVLQKTNRKTVGDTDIGRKLLSQIDDLKELMTVYRSGQIQERRKKL, encoded by the coding sequence ATGAGAGATTTGGATTATTTAAAACTTTTATCGAAACAGTACCCTAGCGTTGCAGATGTAGCAAATGAGATTATAAACCTTAAGGCGATACTAAATTTGCCTAAGGGGACAGAACATTTCCTAACAGATATGCACGGAGAATATGAGGCATTTTCATATCATCTAAGAAGTGCTTCAGGTGTTTTAAAATTTAAGATAGATGATATTTTTGGACATACACTGACTATGGATGAAAAAAAGAATCTGGCAACTTTGATAATATATCCTGAAAAGCGTCTTAAATATGTTAAAACTTCTTACAGCGGTTCTATGACTGAATGGTATAAGGTAACTATTTACAGACTTATTACTATCTGCAAAGTTGTCTCATCAAAATATACTCGTTCTAAAGTAAAAAAAGCCTTACCCTCTGATTTTAATTATATTCTTGATGAACTTCTTAATATTGAAAGTAAACAACTGAATAAGGAAAAATACTATAATGAAATAGTTGACACGATAGTAGAATTAGAGAGAGCCGACAGGTTTATAGTGGCTATATGTGGATTGGTACAGAAGTTAGCAGTAGATATACTTCATATCATGGGAGATATATATGACAGAGGTCCCGGTCCCCATCTTATAATGGATGAGCTTATGAAGCATTCAAATGTCGACATTCAATGGGGAAACCATGATATTTTATGGATGGGAGCCGCTTTAGGACACCAGACAATGATAGCAGAGGTCTTGAGAATAGCTCTTAGATACAGCAATGTAGAATGTTTAGAGGAGGGGTACGGAATAAATCTCCTTCCTTTGGGCTCTTTGGCTATGACAGTATATAAAGATGATCCCTGCAAAGAATTCATGCCAAAGGTAAGCAACGAACAGTTTTACGAAGAAAAGGACAAGCTTTTGATTGCTAGAATGCATAAAGCGATAGCAATAATACAATTTAAGCTAGAGGGACAGTTAATCAAGAGAAAAGAAGAATTTAAGAGGACAGACAGGCTACTTTTGGACATGGTAGACTATGAACGTGGAGTTCTAACAATAGACGGGGTCGAGTACCCTCTAACTAGCTGTAATTTTCCTACAATTGATTCTAATAATCCATATGTACTTACAAAATATGAAAAAGAAGTAATTGATAAGTTGTCTTCTTATTTTAAAAACAGTGAAAAACTGCAAAAACACATATATTATTTTTATACAAATGGAAGTCTTTACTTGAAATATAACGGGAATTTATTGTATCACGGGTGTATACTCTTAGATGAAAAAGGAGACTACCTCAATGCTTTTATAGAGGGTAAAAAGTATAAAGGTGTGGAACTTTTAGATAAATATGAAGAGTTGGCCAGAAGGGCATATTTTACAAGAAAAGAAAGTGATATAGACTGGTTGTGGTATTTATGGACTGGTAGAAAGTCGCCTATGTTCGCCAAGGAAAAAATGGCAACTTTTGAAAGGTATTTTACTACAGACAAAAAACTTCATGAAGAAAAACTAAATCCATATTTCAAATACAGAGAAGATGAATCCATCTGCAGAAAAATACTTGAAAGTTTTGATCTCGATCCTGATAGTGGACATATAATAACTGGTCATACTCCTGTGAAGGTGAAAAAAGGAGAGAGCCCTCTAAAGGCTAATGGAAAACTTTTGGTTATAGATGGTGGTATGTCTAGAGCATACCAAAATACCACGGGAATCGCTGGGTATACTCTGATGTATAATTCTTGGGGACTGAGACTGGTATCCCATCACCCTTTCACATCTGAAGATGAAATAGTAAGAGAAGGGGTAAAAATTAATTCTAATATCGATGTTTTACAAAAGACAAATAGAAAAACAGTGGGAGACACTGATATAGGTAGAAAATTACTTTCTCAGATTGATGATCTAAAAGAACTTATGACGGTATACAGAAGTGGTCAGATACAAGAGCGAAGAAAAAAGTTATAA